A window from Trinickia violacea encodes these proteins:
- a CDS encoding zinc-binding dehydrogenase, which yields MTTPYAALVDQLEKGTLRIKVEKVFRLQVIVEAHRCMEDNIAGGKIVVMT from the coding sequence ATGACGACACCCTATGCGGCGCTCGTGGATCAGCTTGAAAAGGGCACGCTACGGATTAAGGTAGAAAAGGTGTTTCGGCTGCAGGTCATCGTCGAAGCGCACCGCTGCATGGAGGACAACATTGCAGGCGGAAAGATCGTCGTGATGACGTGA
- a CDS encoding SDR family NAD(P)-dependent oxidoreductase: MKNQHVVIVGGASGLGLAVAKLMLAEGAKRIALIDKNGLLLKETVGNLQAEGHDVAGVEGDITRKETAHAAFKQAVDALGRVDCLINSAAIYPRRPLLDISDAEWDLENAVNIKGTYHMMVAAIEHMRARPKVEANVAGRIVNITSVDAFKAHPQNAHYAATKAAVVSLTKSFAQEVAKDGILVNSVAPAGFATEKAKKLGFLGELAAANPLGRAAEPEEIAQWVLMMASSRNTYATGENVIVSGGYIYA, translated from the coding sequence ATGAAAAACCAACATGTCGTTATTGTCGGAGGCGCTTCGGGCCTCGGGCTCGCCGTCGCCAAGCTGATGCTCGCCGAGGGCGCCAAACGCATCGCGCTCATCGACAAGAACGGACTCCTCCTCAAAGAGACCGTTGGCAACCTGCAAGCGGAAGGTCACGACGTCGCCGGCGTGGAAGGCGACATCACGCGCAAGGAAACCGCGCATGCGGCCTTCAAGCAGGCAGTGGACGCACTCGGCCGCGTGGATTGCCTCATCAATAGTGCGGCGATCTATCCGCGCCGCCCGTTGCTCGACATCTCCGATGCCGAGTGGGATCTCGAGAACGCGGTCAACATCAAAGGCACGTATCACATGATGGTGGCCGCCATCGAGCACATGCGCGCGCGGCCGAAGGTCGAAGCGAACGTCGCCGGGCGCATCGTGAACATTACGTCGGTCGATGCGTTCAAGGCGCATCCGCAGAACGCGCACTACGCCGCCACGAAGGCGGCCGTCGTCAGCCTCACCAAGTCGTTTGCCCAAGAAGTCGCCAAGGACGGCATTCTCGTCAACTCGGTCGCGCCGGCCGGCTTCGCGACTGAAAAAGCGAAAAAGCTCGGCTTCCTCGGCGAACTGGCCGCTGCCAACCCGCTCGGCCGCGCAGCCGAGCCCGAGGAAATCGCGCAGTGGGTGCTGATGATGGCAAGCAGCCGCAACACCTACGCCACGGGCGAAAACGTCATTGTCAGCGGCGGCTATATCTACGCGTGA
- the benA gene encoding benzoate 1,2-dioxygenase large subunit: MIPIYPDRTPRLTSIDDFLVEDEARGDYRLHRSAFTDEALFELEMQHIFEGNWIYLAHESQIPNNNDYYTTYIGRQPIFIARNRQGELNAFINACTHRGAMLCRHKRGNKATYTCPFHGWTFNNSGKLLKVKDPEGAGYPECFNKEGSHDLKKVARFANYRGFLFGSLNADVPPLETFLGEAAHIIDMIVDQSEDGLEVLRGSSTYTYEGNWKLTAENGADGYHVSAVHWNYAATTNHRKQENAREDQIRAMDAGSWGRQGGGFYAFEHGHMLLWSRWANPEDRPNFSRRDEFATRCGPEKADWMIQNSRNLCLYPNVYLMDQFGSQIRVLRPLAVNKTEVTIYCIAPKGESDEARARRIRQYEDFFNVSGMATPDDLEEFRACQQGYAGRALEWNDMCRGATHWVHGPDDAARKIGLNPVMSGVKTEDEGLYTVQHRYWVETMKKALAADALHATRVSAKASTLIDRSQA, from the coding sequence ATGATCCCGATTTACCCGGACCGTACCCCCCGGCTGACGTCGATCGACGACTTCCTCGTCGAGGACGAAGCGCGCGGCGACTATCGCCTGCACCGCAGCGCGTTCACCGACGAGGCGCTCTTCGAACTCGAAATGCAGCACATCTTCGAGGGCAACTGGATCTACCTCGCGCACGAAAGCCAGATCCCCAACAACAACGATTACTACACGACCTACATCGGCCGCCAACCGATTTTCATCGCGCGCAATCGCCAAGGCGAGCTCAATGCGTTCATCAACGCATGCACGCATCGCGGCGCGATGCTGTGCCGCCACAAGCGCGGCAACAAAGCGACCTACACGTGCCCGTTTCATGGCTGGACCTTCAACAACAGCGGCAAGCTGCTCAAGGTCAAAGACCCCGAGGGAGCCGGCTACCCTGAGTGCTTCAACAAGGAAGGCTCGCACGATCTGAAGAAAGTCGCGCGCTTCGCGAACTATCGCGGCTTCCTGTTCGGCAGCCTGAACGCGGACGTGCCGCCGCTCGAAACCTTCCTCGGCGAGGCAGCGCACATCATCGACATGATCGTCGACCAGTCCGAAGACGGGCTCGAAGTGCTGCGCGGCTCTTCAACCTATACGTATGAAGGCAACTGGAAGCTGACCGCCGAAAACGGCGCGGATGGCTATCACGTCTCGGCCGTGCACTGGAACTACGCCGCGACGACCAACCATCGCAAGCAAGAAAACGCGCGCGAAGACCAGATCCGCGCAATGGATGCCGGCAGCTGGGGACGTCAAGGCGGCGGCTTCTACGCGTTCGAGCACGGACACATGCTGCTGTGGTCGCGCTGGGCGAACCCCGAGGACCGTCCCAACTTCAGCCGGCGCGACGAGTTCGCCACCCGCTGCGGCCCCGAGAAGGCCGACTGGATGATCCAGAACTCGCGCAATTTGTGCCTCTATCCGAACGTGTACCTGATGGACCAGTTCGGCTCGCAGATCCGCGTGCTGCGCCCGCTCGCGGTCAACAAGACCGAGGTGACGATCTACTGCATCGCGCCGAAAGGCGAATCGGACGAAGCGCGTGCGCGGCGCATCCGCCAATACGAAGACTTCTTCAACGTGAGCGGCATGGCGACGCCCGACGATCTCGAGGAATTCCGCGCGTGCCAGCAAGGCTACGCGGGCCGCGCGCTCGAATGGAACGACATGTGCCGGGGCGCCACGCACTGGGTCCACGGCCCCGACGATGCGGCCAGGAAAATCGGCCTGAACCCGGTGATGAGCGGCGTGAAGACCGAAGACGAAGGCTTGTATACGGTCCAGCACCGCTACTGGGTCGAGACCATGAAAAAAGCGCTTGCGGCCGACGCTTTGCATGCGACCAGAGTAAGCGCTAAAGCGTCAACTCTGATCGACAGGAGCCAGGCATGA
- the benC gene encoding benzoate 1,2-dioxygenase electron transfer component BenC, producing MEHSIALQFEDGVTRFISCRENETLADAAYRHQINIPLDCRDGACGTCRNYCESGRYDLPESSYIEDALTADEAAQGHILACQTRPRSDCVIRVPASSAACKTGVSRHGGTLASVEPLTESTIHFSIDVDEPGKLGFLPGQYVNVEIPGSELTRSYSFSSPPGASRVSFVVRNVPNGRMSQYLAEHAKPGEKIGFSGPYGSFYLREPARPMLFLAGGTGIAPFLSMLDVLAANEGTQPVRMVYGVTNDVDLVSVEQLDDAVCKIRHFVYRTCVADAASAHPRKGYVTGHVEPEWLNGGDVDIYLCGPVAMVEAVQGWLRETGVTPANFYYEKFSASNVA from the coding sequence ATGGAACACAGCATCGCACTTCAATTCGAAGACGGGGTCACCCGCTTCATCTCCTGCCGCGAAAACGAAACGCTCGCGGATGCCGCGTACCGTCATCAGATCAACATTCCGCTCGATTGCCGCGACGGCGCGTGCGGGACGTGCCGCAATTATTGCGAATCGGGCCGCTACGATCTTCCGGAGTCGAGCTATATCGAAGATGCGTTGACCGCCGACGAAGCCGCGCAAGGCCATATCCTCGCGTGCCAGACGCGGCCGCGTTCGGATTGCGTGATTCGCGTGCCCGCCTCGTCCGCCGCGTGCAAGACCGGCGTATCGCGTCATGGGGGCACGCTCGCGTCGGTCGAGCCGTTGACCGAGTCGACGATCCATTTCTCGATCGACGTCGACGAGCCGGGCAAGCTCGGCTTCTTGCCCGGCCAGTACGTGAATGTCGAGATACCGGGCAGCGAACTGACGCGCTCCTATTCGTTCAGCTCGCCGCCGGGCGCTTCGCGCGTGTCGTTCGTCGTGCGCAACGTGCCGAACGGGCGCATGAGCCAATACCTTGCCGAGCACGCGAAGCCGGGCGAGAAGATCGGCTTCTCCGGCCCGTACGGCAGCTTCTATCTGCGCGAGCCCGCCAGACCCATGCTCTTTCTCGCGGGCGGCACCGGCATCGCACCGTTCCTGTCGATGCTCGACGTGCTCGCCGCGAACGAAGGCACGCAGCCGGTCAGAATGGTTTACGGCGTGACGAACGATGTCGATCTGGTCAGCGTCGAGCAGCTCGACGATGCGGTATGCAAGATTCGGCATTTTGTATACCGCACCTGTGTGGCCGACGCGGCCAGCGCGCATCCACGCAAGGGCTACGTCACCGGCCACGTCGAGCCCGAATGGCTCAACGGCGGCGACGTCGATATTTACCTGTGCGGCCCGGTCGCGATGGTCGAGGCGGTGCAGGGCTGGCTGCGCGAAACCGGCGTGACGCCCGCTAACTTCTACTACGAGAAATTCTCGGCAAGCAACGTCGCGTGA
- a CDS encoding amino acid ABC transporter permease, with amino-acid sequence MATEPLVSLPALAPSRRPGALAAVLVVAALLALGERELAASARNTAFAALLKWAPALGKSLLVNIEISVLAVLIGSVAGLALGPLLLSPLAPARIAARAYVQGFRNAPLLVLIYFSTYVFPFEIPLGHHALPFPDWFKVTLGLALPASANVAEIFRGAIQSIPHAQWDAARSLAFSRTQVFRWIILPQCVKRMLPPWMNLYASITMGTSLASLVGVHDLLDTAQVASNTVARADFTVLVYFTVLGLFFAYCYPIARFTRRLEQRYALS; translated from the coding sequence ATGGCCACTGAGCCCCTCGTCTCGCTTCCCGCTCTCGCGCCAAGCCGCCGCCCGGGCGCGCTCGCTGCCGTGCTCGTGGTCGCTGCGCTGCTCGCATTAGGCGAGCGCGAACTCGCCGCCAGCGCACGCAACACCGCATTCGCCGCGTTGCTCAAATGGGCGCCCGCGCTCGGCAAGTCGCTCTTGGTCAACATCGAAATCAGCGTGCTCGCAGTCTTGATCGGCAGCGTGGCCGGGCTCGCGCTGGGGCCGCTGCTGTTGTCGCCGTTGGCGCCGGCGCGCATCGCGGCGCGTGCGTACGTGCAGGGGTTTCGCAACGCGCCGCTCCTCGTACTGATCTACTTTTCGACCTACGTGTTTCCGTTCGAGATTCCGCTCGGCCATCACGCGCTGCCCTTCCCTGACTGGTTCAAGGTCACGCTGGGACTCGCGCTGCCGGCGAGCGCGAACGTCGCGGAGATTTTTCGCGGCGCGATCCAATCCATTCCGCACGCGCAATGGGATGCCGCGCGGTCGCTCGCGTTTTCCCGCACTCAGGTGTTCCGCTGGATCATCCTGCCGCAGTGCGTGAAGCGCATGCTGCCGCCGTGGATGAACCTGTACGCGAGCATCACGATGGGCACCTCGCTCGCGTCGCTGGTCGGCGTGCACGACCTGCTCGATACCGCCCAGGTGGCAAGCAACACCGTCGCGCGCGCGGACTTCACCGTGCTCGTGTATTTCACCGTGCTGGGCCTCTTCTTCGCCTATTGCTATCCGATCGCGCGCTTCACGCGGCGCCTGGAACAACGTTATGCGCTCAGTTGA
- a CDS encoding FadR/GntR family transcriptional regulator: MTLDAETLLKNAASSGRRRSLTELVIQALSDKIDRGEYAPGAKLPTEPELCTEFGVSRTVIREAVASLKLGRRLIARHGVGVFVSDDAAQSVETAFIDPATFKNSMHVLELRIGVECECAAYAAQRRSEQQLKALKQVYASMEVASVDDDAECARADFEFHLAIATCSGNPHFSSLLKSLGQEIIIDLRLKHAKADAKERKTFIKRIQREHGEILDAIEKQDEAAARRAMRRHLNESLERYHNLSNARAE, translated from the coding sequence ATGACCCTGGACGCTGAAACTCTCCTGAAAAACGCCGCCAGTTCGGGGCGGCGGCGCAGCTTGACCGAACTGGTCATCCAGGCACTGAGCGACAAGATCGATCGTGGTGAATATGCCCCGGGCGCCAAGCTCCCCACCGAGCCCGAGCTATGCACCGAGTTCGGCGTCAGCCGGACCGTCATCCGTGAGGCGGTTGCGTCGCTCAAGCTCGGCCGGCGCTTGATCGCTCGTCATGGTGTCGGCGTTTTCGTCTCGGACGACGCCGCGCAATCCGTCGAGACCGCCTTCATCGATCCCGCCACGTTCAAGAATTCGATGCACGTGCTCGAGTTGCGTATCGGCGTCGAGTGCGAGTGCGCCGCCTATGCCGCGCAGCGCCGCTCCGAGCAGCAGTTGAAAGCCCTCAAGCAAGTCTACGCGAGCATGGAAGTCGCCTCGGTCGACGACGATGCGGAGTGCGCGCGCGCCGATTTCGAGTTTCATCTTGCGATTGCGACGTGCTCGGGCAATCCGCATTTTTCCTCGCTGCTCAAGTCGCTCGGGCAGGAAATCATCATCGACCTGCGCTTGAAGCACGCCAAAGCGGACGCCAAGGAGCGCAAGACCTTCATCAAGCGCATTCAGCGAGAGCACGGCGAAATCCTAGACGCCATCGAAAAGCAGGATGAAGCCGCGGCGCGCAGAGCCATGCGCCGGCACCTCAACGAGAGTCTCGAGCGCTATCACAATCTGTCCAATGCGCGAGCGGAGTGA
- a CDS encoding LysR family transcriptional regulator, translated as MELRHLRYFVAVAEERNFTRAAQRLHIAQPPLSRQIQQLEEMLGVQLFERESRPLKLTDTGRFFYSHAVQLLAQTAELESMTKRVGKIERSMSIGFVGSTLYGMLPKIIRRFRAENGAVELSLHEMSTMDQIKALKEGRIDVGFGRIRHEDPSIRRVVLREERMIVALPIGHSLESAKPVLSLHDLLGETLIIFPKAPRPSYADQVLAAFHDRALKPHRIFETRELQIALGLVAMGEGISIVPSSVHGLKRDDVSYKELDDPKLVSPIIMSMRMLDESEDVRAMLELIYALYVEERMEFLPPPEI; from the coding sequence ATGGAGCTGCGCCACCTGCGTTACTTCGTTGCCGTGGCCGAGGAGCGCAATTTCACGCGCGCCGCACAACGGCTGCACATCGCACAGCCGCCGCTGTCCCGCCAGATTCAGCAGCTCGAGGAGATGCTCGGCGTTCAGTTGTTCGAGCGCGAATCGCGTCCGCTCAAGCTCACCGATACCGGCCGCTTCTTTTATTCGCACGCGGTGCAGCTTCTCGCTCAGACCGCCGAGCTCGAATCGATGACCAAGCGCGTCGGCAAGATCGAGCGCAGCATGTCGATCGGCTTCGTCGGCTCGACGCTCTATGGAATGCTGCCGAAGATCATCCGGCGCTTTCGCGCGGAAAACGGCGCGGTCGAATTGAGCCTGCACGAAATGTCGACGATGGATCAGATCAAAGCCTTGAAGGAAGGCCGCATCGACGTCGGCTTTGGCCGGATTCGACATGAAGACCCGAGCATCCGCCGCGTCGTGCTGCGCGAGGAGCGCATGATCGTGGCGCTGCCGATCGGCCATTCGTTGGAGTCGGCCAAGCCCGTGCTGTCGCTGCACGACTTGCTCGGCGAGACGCTGATCATCTTTCCGAAAGCGCCACGCCCGAGCTATGCCGACCAGGTGCTGGCCGCCTTTCACGATCGCGCGTTGAAGCCGCATCGCATCTTCGAGACGCGCGAATTGCAGATCGCGCTAGGGCTCGTGGCGATGGGCGAGGGGATCTCGATCGTCCCGAGCAGCGTGCACGGGCTGAAGCGCGATGACGTGAGCTACAAGGAACTCGACGACCCGAAGCTCGTTTCGCCGATCATCATGAGCATGCGCATGCTCGACGAATCGGAGGATGTTCGCGCGATGCTCGAATTGATCTACGCGCTGTATGTCGAGGAGAGGATGGAGTTTTTGCCGCCGCCGGAGATTTAG
- a CDS encoding transporter substrate-binding domain-containing protein: MLKRFLLSNPLRRLFFPWAGVLVLTAFAASAAHADSTLDRIHDRHKLVVGVILSGPPFGSLDPATQKPVGLNVDLAESLASHLGVALEMVPVQPSNRVQFLQQGKVDALIANMEVTKERADLLTYPPTPFEEIGGALITRKDSGIKSWNDLRGKPVCVSQGSNYAKPLADEYGAQVKAFRGQPESLLALRGNNCVAAVHVAPTLRLLAAKNPDWKDYTIPVSNDLIPSPSVIWVRKGETDTQHAFETIVEDWHRSGWLIDTERKNGMQPSQAVLDLHAKFKAQPA; this comes from the coding sequence ATGCTCAAGCGCTTTCTCCTCAGCAACCCGCTACGCCGCCTTTTTTTCCCGTGGGCGGGCGTCCTTGTTCTAACCGCCTTCGCGGCGAGCGCCGCGCACGCGGACAGCACGCTCGATCGCATCCATGATCGCCACAAGCTCGTGGTCGGCGTGATCCTGTCCGGGCCGCCGTTCGGCTCGCTCGATCCCGCAACACAGAAGCCGGTCGGCCTGAACGTCGATCTCGCCGAAAGCCTCGCGAGCCACCTCGGCGTCGCGCTCGAGATGGTGCCGGTGCAGCCGTCGAACCGCGTGCAATTCCTGCAGCAGGGCAAGGTCGACGCGCTCATCGCCAATATGGAAGTCACGAAGGAGCGCGCCGACCTTCTCACGTACCCGCCAACGCCGTTCGAGGAAATCGGCGGCGCGCTGATCACGCGCAAGGACAGCGGCATCAAGAGCTGGAACGACCTGCGCGGCAAACCCGTTTGCGTGTCGCAAGGGAGCAACTACGCCAAGCCCCTCGCCGACGAATACGGCGCACAGGTCAAGGCGTTCCGCGGCCAGCCCGAATCGCTGCTCGCGCTGCGCGGCAACAACTGCGTCGCCGCGGTTCACGTCGCGCCGACGCTGCGCCTCTTGGCCGCCAAGAACCCGGACTGGAAGGACTACACGATTCCGGTCTCGAACGATCTGATCCCCTCGCCGTCGGTGATCTGGGTTCGCAAAGGCGAAACCGACACGCAACATGCGTTCGAAACGATTGTCGAGGACTGGCACCGCAGCGGCTGGCTCATCGACACGGAGCGCAAGAACGGCATGCAGCCGTCGCAAGCGGTGCTCGACCTGCATGCGAAATTCAAGGCGCAGCCTGCATGA
- the benB gene encoding benzoate 1,2-dioxygenase small subunit: MKTTTLADIQAFLYRESRLLDDEQWDEWLTCYHPDAVFWMPSWDDEDKLITNPQREISLIYYPSRQGLEDRVFRIKTERSSATMPDTRTSHNIANVELESEEDGVLTVRFNWHTLSHRYKTNYSYFGMSRYVIDFSGDQPQILNKYVVLKNDYINQVIDIYHI, from the coding sequence ATGAAGACGACCACGCTCGCCGATATCCAGGCGTTCCTCTACCGCGAAAGCCGCTTGCTCGACGACGAGCAGTGGGACGAATGGCTCACCTGCTATCACCCTGACGCGGTGTTCTGGATGCCGTCATGGGACGACGAAGACAAGCTGATCACGAACCCGCAGCGCGAGATCTCGCTGATCTATTACCCGAGCCGCCAGGGGCTCGAGGACCGCGTCTTCCGCATCAAAACCGAGCGCTCGAGCGCCACGATGCCCGACACACGCACGAGCCACAACATCGCCAATGTCGAATTGGAAAGCGAAGAGGACGGTGTGCTCACGGTGCGCTTCAACTGGCACACGCTGAGCCATCGCTACAAGACCAACTACAGCTACTTCGGCATGTCGCGCTACGTGATCGATTTTTCCGGCGACCAGCCGCAGATCCTGAACAAGTACGTCGTGTTGAAGAACGACTACATCAATCAGGTCATCGACATCTACCACATCTGA
- a CDS encoding SDR family oxidoreductase — protein MNDPLYKTALVTGASSGIGRAIARRLVKEGLQVYALGRDAAALDALATECGATPIAADLKDTSALADLFSRIEIDVVVNNAGLLPALAKFHDGSTADIDSMIDVNLRAPLRLSHMALAGMMPRRRGHLFFVGSSAGRFPHPNTAVYGATKAAISLFCDSLRCDLLGSGIRVTEIAPGRVQTSLYRTALGEQGANEKLYDGYRSIQPEHVAELITTALSLPDYVDVSRMEVFPTDQAPGGSQIVAAR, from the coding sequence ATGAACGACCCTTTGTACAAGACCGCGCTGGTCACAGGCGCATCGAGCGGGATCGGGCGCGCGATTGCGCGCCGCCTCGTCAAAGAGGGCTTGCAGGTGTACGCACTGGGCCGCGATGCCGCGGCGCTCGATGCGCTCGCCACCGAATGCGGCGCTACGCCGATCGCGGCAGACCTCAAGGACACGTCGGCGCTCGCCGACCTGTTCAGCCGCATCGAGATCGACGTGGTGGTGAACAACGCCGGGCTGCTTCCGGCCCTCGCGAAGTTCCACGACGGCTCGACGGCCGATATCGACAGCATGATCGACGTTAACCTGCGCGCGCCGCTGCGCCTTTCGCATATGGCGCTTGCCGGCATGATGCCAAGACGGCGCGGGCATCTGTTCTTCGTGGGTTCGAGCGCGGGTCGCTTCCCGCATCCGAATACCGCGGTGTACGGCGCGACCAAGGCGGCGATCAGCCTGTTCTGCGATTCATTGCGCTGCGACCTGCTGGGCAGCGGGATTCGCGTGACGGAGATTGCGCCGGGCCGCGTCCAGACGAGCCTCTATCGCACCGCTCTCGGCGAGCAAGGCGCCAACGAGAAGCTGTACGACGGCTATCGCTCGATCCAGCCCGAGCACGTCGCCGAGCTGATCACCACGGCGCTTTCGCTGCCGGACTACGTCGACGTCTCGCGCATGGAAGTCTTCCCGACCGATCAGGCGCCCGGCGGCTCGCAAATCGTTGCCGCCCGTTGA
- a CDS encoding cytochrome b has translation MNDADRTGSLRLAVAHAPFVTQEGPAFAQTHRDLDRYDRLSRAFHWIFAITILYASFAGYALSRIGSRPVHDFVSRLNMSLATILILLFPLRVLWKYKRVEPWPLAGVSAAQRRLAHGVHGVMYLTIFLVLASGFLMVPHGYSFFGLFEVRTPFEKGPLTDTLFLLHRGGCALLAGLVGLHVLAVIKHQFVSRNNVLRRML, from the coding sequence ATGAATGACGCCGATCGAACCGGCAGCTTGCGCCTTGCCGTGGCGCATGCCCCGTTCGTGACGCAGGAAGGGCCCGCCTTTGCGCAAACCCATCGCGACCTCGATCGCTACGACCGCCTCTCGCGCGCGTTTCACTGGATATTCGCCATCACGATCCTCTACGCGAGCTTCGCGGGGTATGCACTCTCGCGGATTGGCAGCCGGCCGGTTCATGACTTCGTGTCGCGGCTCAATATGTCGCTGGCTACGATTCTGATTCTGTTGTTTCCGCTGCGCGTGCTGTGGAAATACAAGCGCGTCGAGCCGTGGCCGCTCGCCGGCGTTTCCGCCGCACAGCGCCGGCTCGCGCACGGCGTGCATGGCGTGATGTATCTGACGATTTTTCTCGTGCTGGCCAGCGGCTTCTTGATGGTGCCGCACGGATATTCGTTCTTCGGCCTGTTCGAGGTTCGCACGCCGTTCGAGAAGGGGCCGTTGACCGATACGCTGTTCCTGCTGCATCGAGGCGGCTGCGCACTGCTGGCCGGATTGGTGGGCCTGCACGTACTTGCCGTCATCAAGCATCAGTTCGTGAGCCGCAACAACGTGCTGCGCCGGATGCTCTGA
- a CDS encoding malonic semialdehyde reductase: protein MKDTVNDAGLDLLFREARTYNAWLNEPVSDETLRRLYDLMKWAPTSANCTPARILFLRSKAAKERLLPALAPGNVDKTMSAPVTAIVAYDLKFYEKLPLLFPHNPGMRDYFANSPEMVDVTAKRNSSLQGAYLILAARAVGLDCGPMSGFDNAKVDEEFFGAGTSERDSVEEFFPEGHIKSNFLCNLGYGDKSGLFARGPRLEFDQACTLL from the coding sequence ATGAAAGACACCGTAAATGATGCCGGACTTGATCTGCTGTTTCGTGAAGCGCGTACCTACAACGCGTGGCTGAACGAGCCGGTCTCGGACGAAACTTTGCGCCGGCTTTACGACCTGATGAAGTGGGCTCCCACCAGCGCCAATTGCACTCCCGCGCGGATTCTCTTCTTGCGCTCGAAGGCCGCGAAAGAGCGGTTGTTGCCGGCGCTCGCTCCGGGGAACGTGGACAAGACGATGAGCGCGCCAGTCACGGCCATCGTCGCCTACGACCTGAAGTTCTACGAGAAGCTGCCGCTGCTCTTTCCGCACAATCCCGGCATGCGCGATTACTTCGCCAATTCGCCGGAAATGGTCGACGTGACCGCGAAACGCAACTCCAGTTTGCAAGGCGCCTATCTGATCTTGGCCGCGCGAGCGGTGGGGCTGGATTGCGGACCGATGTCGGGGTTCGACAACGCCAAAGTCGACGAGGAATTCTTCGGCGCCGGAACGAGTGAGCGGGATTCCGTCGAGGAGTTCTTTCCCGAGGGCCACATCAAGTCGAATTTCCTTTGCAATCTCGGGTACGGCGACAAGTCAGGGCTTTTTGCGCGCGGACCGCGCCTCGAGTTCGATCAAGCCTGCACCCTTTTATAA
- a CDS encoding sulfotransferase — translation MQSRVRRQVRAFCARTAPRVRSSLHPFISLSALRTRRPHEAKPPRVLPAHFMLEVQYEALVDDLEGTARKMLAHCGLDWDERCLAFDQTRRQVATASASQVRQPLYRTSLQRWRPADDLLKPLLDGLGPDLLG, via the coding sequence TTGCAATCTCGGGTACGGCGACAAGTCAGGGCTTTTTGCGCGCGGACCGCGCCTCGAGTTCGATCAAGCCTGCACCCTTTTATAAGCCTGTCTGCTTTGCGGACCCGTCGACCACACGAAGCGAAACCGCCGCGCGTCTTGCCTGCGCACTTCATGCTCGAAGTGCAATACGAAGCGTTGGTCGACGATCTCGAGGGCACGGCGCGCAAGATGCTTGCGCATTGCGGACTCGATTGGGATGAACGTTGCCTCGCGTTCGATCAGACGCGCCGGCAAGTGGCGACCGCGAGCGCATCGCAGGTGCGCCAGCCGTTGTATCGAACTTCGCTGCAACGCTGGCGGCCTGCGGACGATTTGCTGAAGCCGTTGCTCGATGGGCTCGGGCCGGATCTGTTGGGCTAG
- a CDS encoding 1,6-dihydroxycyclohexa-2,4-diene-1-carboxylate dehydrogenase: protein MRTSQRFKDKVVVVTGAAQGIGRGVALAAAAEGASVVLCDRSEWVRDVADEISIAGARCIAVTADLETYAGACEMTRAALGTFGGIDVLINNVGGTIWTRPYQEYEEAQIEAEVRRSLFPTLWCCRAVLPSMIERKRGAIVNVSSIATRSVYRVPYAASKGGVNAMTASLAFEHAQDGIRVNAVATGGTEAPPRRVPRNAEKPSEQEAIWYQGIVDQTLASSLMHRYGTIDEQVGAILFLASDEASYITGTVLPVGGGDQG, encoded by the coding sequence ATGAGAACCAGTCAGCGCTTCAAAGACAAAGTCGTCGTCGTGACCGGTGCGGCGCAGGGCATCGGGCGCGGCGTCGCGCTCGCCGCCGCTGCGGAAGGCGCGAGCGTCGTGCTCTGCGACCGCTCCGAGTGGGTGCGCGATGTCGCCGATGAAATCTCAATCGCGGGCGCGCGATGCATCGCGGTGACAGCCGATCTCGAGACCTACGCGGGCGCATGCGAGATGACGCGCGCGGCGCTCGGCACCTTCGGCGGCATCGACGTCTTGATCAACAACGTCGGCGGCACGATTTGGACCCGGCCATATCAGGAGTACGAGGAAGCGCAGATCGAAGCCGAAGTGCGGCGCTCGCTCTTTCCGACGCTCTGGTGCTGCCGCGCCGTGCTGCCCTCGATGATCGAGCGCAAGCGCGGCGCGATCGTCAACGTATCGTCGATCGCGACGCGAAGTGTATACCGCGTACCGTATGCCGCATCCAAAGGCGGCGTCAACGCGATGACAGCGAGTCTAGCCTTCGAGCACGCACAAGACGGCATACGCGTAAACGCCGTCGCGACGGGCGGCACCGAAGCGCCGCCGCGCCGCGTACCCCGCAATGCCGAAAAACCGAGCGAGCAAGAGGCGATCTGGTATCAAGGCATCGTCGACCAGACGCTGGCGTCGAGCCTGATGCACCGCTACGGAACGATCGACGAGCAAGTCGGCGCGATTCTGTTTCTCGCTTCCGACGAAGCCTCTTACATCACAGGTACGGTGTTGCCGGTAGGCGGCGGCGATCAGGGCTGA